The following are from one region of the Besnoitia besnoiti strain Bb-Ger1 chromosome Unknown contig00231, whole genome shotgun sequence genome:
- a CDS encoding cytochrome c oxidase subunit iii subfamily protein (encoded by transcript BESB_042650): MTIMLSALSIVVSSVYLKNQHLYTSCTNIMTFTLVVAFLMLVCTEYLGLSLYINDNAFGNGLFILTGIHFSHVIVGAILVFFTQSIYSSLVTYMPTSSIMLSKSKGMLCKIFTEPFTILYLHFVETMWILIHITFYL, encoded by the coding sequence atgaccatcatgttaagtgcattaagtatagtggtatccagcgtatatttgaaaaaccaacatttgtatacaagctgtacgaatatcatgacattcactttggtagtcgccttcttaatgttagtctgtacggaatacttaggactatctctttatattaatgataatgcatttggtaatggacttttcatcttaactggtatacattttagccatgttattgttggagctatccttgtattcttcactcaaagtatctatagttctttagttacttacatgcctacaagctctataatgctaagcaaatctaaaggtatgttatgcaagatctttacagaaccattcactattttatatctacactttgtagaaaccatgtggatattaatccacattacattctatctctaa